DNA from Fusarium falciforme chromosome 7, complete sequence:
GAAACTGGGAAGTTAGACTGAAGATCTGCGAACCCACTCCCTCGGCGAGTTGGCCCCTGTATGGAAAGCGCCGAGAAGGCATCAGCTGTGGACCGGGACGTGCAGCAAGTGGAATTGACGATCAGACGGCGGAGTGGTGGTTGCAATAGTCAACAGTCTAACTTCTCCTTTGCTTCAGAGATCGATCTTTTGTAAAACCCGCATCTAGATCCCTGTCAACTATCATTTATTCGTGGATAAAGGGTCATGTTTCTGTAATTCGATTCGGATTCCAGTCAAATTTTCACGCAAGTTTAATGACGCGTTGAGGAACCAAGACAACGAGGCGGCAGCAGTGAAGTTAAGCGGCACCTTTCAAACCAGACAGTAAAAGGCAAATTCTATTCAATTTTTAACGAGTTTTTAAATGGAAAATCATCCATTCGGTTAGGCTGTTTCAACACTCTGAATGGGCTGGACAATCTTGGCGGCTTGCCGCCTTGCACGCATAGTGCCATAACCAGCCAAGTCATTGTTGTGATGCTTCCAAACTTCGACCTCGCAGCCCCCTCGCGAGAGACCGACTCTCATGGCGCACAGGAAGTTGTGAGCTGCGTTGGAATGGTTGTATATGCcgctgttgaagatggctggTACTCAATTATCATGGGCCGGACTTTGCTCGCAGTCTTTGCCGGCGTGGTCCGTTAAACCAATTAAAGACGCTAGCCCATCCCATCAACACGAGGCAATTTGCTGTAGAGTTGACAGGAGAAAGACACAGAACAAAAAGCACGTACACTTTGTCACGATAGCGGAGAACACTGAGGAAATATAGTGTAATTAGAAGCCCATCCAAGTAGCGTTACCGCGTCAGAAAGATAAGTCTCAACAATAAGTTCCTGTTGCTCTGTTATGGATCAAATCTGCAACGAGTCGAATAAATGAAGTTTCACACGCTCTGCAACATTCCTCATAAGAGCATAGGACACAAATCAGGATTCAAGATTTGGAGAAAGCATCACCATCGTGAGAGGCAATACACAAGCTCATCAAATGGCGTTTCTGTTTTTAGAGCTCATCTGCTGCTGTTCGAAGCTGAGCAGCCACCGAACTTGCTTGCATCAAAGCTCCTCATGCCATTCCCATATCGTTCTGTAGCTAATGTCGCCCTTTCTTCCCTTACTTCTTTACACTTTGGTTCAGTCTTCCTATGTTCAGTCTCTCACTTATGTTTTGACGGTCACCCTTCCTTCGCGCATAGCAAGCCTCCAAGACCAAAATCTCTCACTATAATTGGAAGTATGGGTTATCGATGCTCTCAACGATACTATCCTTCAGCGGCCTCCAACCTTCCTGGCCGGCCCACCGCTTCAAGAGGGCCACAGAGTCAGACTGGTCAGTGGAGATTGTGACATGGTAAGGGTCGGGGTAGTCGGCAATAAACTCCCTCTGGGGGCGGACCTCACGGAGAACAGCAAGAAATTCGTTCCAGTTAGAGCTATGCCCCCAACTATGTAGACGTGCGTTCTTGACTTGGGGATCTAGGATGGCCGCGACATGCAGGAGTGCAATGTCCTTGGCATCGATAAAAAATGCTATATGAGGTTAGATAATGGGTCATACACTGTAGGGTTCAAGACCTTACCAGCAGGAAATGCATCTAGATATGTCTTGTCCCTCCTGAAGTGCGTGGCTATCCAGTTGGTGGGTGCCTCGGCATGCTTCTTGTGAAGGGGTTCGCCGATTATACCCGAGGGGCAGATGACATTGAGCGTGTAGTGAGGCTTTTCTTGTTTGATAAACCTCCAAACTTCCCTCTCGGCAGCGACTTTGCTGGCGGCATAAGTGATCAGGGTACGGGACGGCTCATACGGAGGAGGGGCCCAAGCAGCTTCAACGGCCGCCTCGTTCCAAGTGCCATCGTCAACCCGAGTGTCGTTGCCAGCAATTGGCAGGACggcggccatgatggagctggTAAACACGACTCGCCGAACTGAGGGTTCGTTGATGGCAGACTTCAAGATTCCTGTCGCGCCAGTGACTGTTTGAGGAATGATGTTGTGTGGGTCGGGGTCCAGATTAGAGATGGTTGCAATGTGGGCAATGGCTGATACTCCCTTGACTGCTTCATCGAATGCGCCATCGGCTACGAGATcagagacgacgacgagttcAAGATGGCCGCTCTCTGAATACGACTTGAAATGGTTATCAATGAGCCATGATGCTTGAGCTAGGTCGCGAACGGTGCCTCGGACTTTGTAGCCGCGCTCCAGGAGTTGGCGGGTGACGTGGGAGGCGACGAAGCCTGTAGCGCCGGTCACGAGGACCAAGGAGCCGGAGGGAATAGTTGCTTCAACGGAAGGCATAACAGGGTCGAGGAGAGCTTGGATTGAATGGGTGGTGGGTGGATCATGAACGTATGATGTCGTGCTGCTGAGTCTATGAAGATGGAAGAATTGACGGGTAAGGAGTTGCAACTTATATAACTTCTTGAGCAGCCGAAAGAAACCTCTAGACCGAtcaaaagcttattaagagtCTCCATGGTGTATCCGACTACCTTACCCAAGTAGGAAATACCAACGCTTGGCGAATAACTTGCCTGCAGCATCGGCAAATCTAGACTCTCAGCTGAGTGTTCCTATCGCTTTAGGGCCCATTGGTTTGATGTGACATAACGATAACAAATCCACGTCGCCAAGTTCCCTTCTGGTTACAAACCTCCAGTATATACGCTCCAGCAGCTCTGAGAGACCAAGACTTCGCAAGCCTCCGCTAAGTTCAGCCATGTAAAACACGCCTCGTAGATGCTGTCTGGCTATTTTAATCTCACCAAATACTTCCTGGGAAACACAACATCAGTTACTTGGCCCCATGTACTGTTCAAAATCTCACCTCATCAAACACTAGCGCAAAGGCCATGGCGACTGTTACGATACTGACAGGCTTGACAAGTGCCAGCCGCAATGATTGGAGACCTTTATGCCTATACTGGAGGGCCATCTGCGTCATGACTGGATCGCCAGGTTTGCTACGTAGAATATTCCGGCACGatctgaggaggagagccGTGTCTAGGAGATCCTTGTCTGTCATGGCAAGACCCACCCAGTCTTGTAGGATCTCCCTTGTGTGGTCGTCGGGGCCATGGTCACCGGGGTAGTCGAATAAGCCGCAGTGCACGGCCGAGTAGGGCACGACAATTCGGATATCTACGGGGTGGTCAGAGGGCATCCAGGGAAGCTTGTGTAATAATCTTAGGCTAGATAGATTTAAACATCTAAGAACGTACAATGATCCAGCAAGAAGTGCTCCTGGGAGGATAGAGACGGTGCCGATGCTGAAAAGAGGGTCTTGCAATGCTCAGGAATCCGGACCAGAGGGCTTGGTGTTTCGGCACCGGCCAGGCGTTCGGTGGGAGACTGCATCATTTCTTTTCGGTATCTTTGTACCCGCAGACGTCTTTCTTTGGCATGGGCTTCACGAGTTACGTGCGAATGGCTCAGCTTCCGCGACTCCAAGGGGACAGGTCCCGTCGGATTCGATACGGTGACGAATTGGAATTGGCGCGGCATTTTCATCGGGGTCAAGGAGTCAATGTCAGCTGTGTATTGTGGTTGAGAATTGACAGAGACGACGGTGCTTGATCAAGAGGTACAAGTTGAATTTGCATTTGTCAGATTCAGGCGCCAAGGCTTGGAACTACTTGTTTGGGATAGTCGCGATACACACCAACAGTACATACCTGCACGCGGATGACTTATGATTACAGGATGCATGGTAATTCTCAGGGAAGACTTTTAAAGGTGGGTTACTTAACTGTTACAAATCGAAATGGCATTCGCCATCGAGATTATCAGCACCAGTTACACCGCAGACATGAATGGGCTGCCAAGTTCGTGGCGGTATTGGATGAATCAACACTCCTTGGAACCGCTGTTGGGCGATGAGACAATGCGCCCCAAATTCGGGAGATGCAGCGTTGATCATCTCATTCACCTGCCAAGAAATTCTCACTGTAATATATAGCAATCGGGAACATGGATGCGGCGAGAGATTGCCAAGGTACGCGGCCGTTGTTTGCCTCAAGCCCCTCCCTCTCGTGCCGGCACTTGAAACTTGACATCTTGGCAcgtataagaataataaccTATTATTGCCCTTCTAAACATTTGATACTAGAAACCCATTTAAGCCCCTAGACCCTATCCCGAAGCACCCGAAGTGCAGGTGACACCCAGATTGGCAGGAGTATTAGCACACAGAACTTTGTTCGCCCCGCTAGGCGCTTTGACAGTGAAGTCTTGTATCTGGATCCCACATGTACCAGCTACAGAACAGTCCATGTCAGCCACAACATCCTTGTAGTGTCCAGAAGTGGTGCCAGAAAATCCGGAGAAGACCACGTCGCTAATCTTGCCCGTCGATGGATTAGCTGAGCAATCAGCTGCCGTGGAAGAATAGCAGGTTGAGATCTGAATAGCGTAGGTGCATGAGTCACAGATGATATCCTCCCAAGTGACATTGGAGACGCTCCCAGTGCCATGGGTCGAGCCGCCTGGATAGTACTTGATGCCCGCTGCCTTCATACCACCACTCATAGTGCAGTTCTTGAAGATGCTGTTTGTCACTATATCGTTCGAACCTGAGCTTCCGGCCAGGCTGCCAACTGACAGGCCGTGAGAAC
Protein-coding regions in this window:
- a CDS encoding Epimerase domain-containing protein, which gives rise to MPRQFQFVTVSNPTGPVPLESRKLSHSHVTREAHAKERRLRVQRYRKEMMQSPTERLAGAETPSPLVRIPEHCKTLFSASAPSLSSQEHFLLDHYIRIVVPYSAVHCGLFDYPGDHGPDDHTREILQDWVGLAMTDKDLLDTALLLRSCRNILRSKPGDPVMTQMALQYRHKGLQSLRLALVKPVSIVTVAMAFALVFDEEVFGEIKIARQHLRGVFYMAELSGGLRSLGLSELLERIYWRFVTRRELGDVDLLSFADAAGKLFAKRWYFLLGLSSTTSYVHDPPTTHSIQALLDPVMPSVEATIPSGSLVLVTGATGFVASHVTRQLLERGYKVRGTVRDLAQASWLIDNHFKSYSESGHLELVVVSDLVADGAFDEAVKGVSAIAHIATISNLDPDPHNIIPQTVTGATGILKSAINEPSVRRVVFTSSIMAAVLPIAGNDTRVDDGTWNEAAVEAAWAPPPYEPSRTLITYAASKVAAEREVWRFIKQEKPHYTLNVICPSGIIGEPLHKKHAEAPTNWIATHFRRDKTYLDAFPAAFFIDAKDIALLHVAAILDPQVKNARLHSWGHSSNWNEFLAVLREVRPQREFIADYPDPYHVTISTDQSDSVALLKRWAGQEGWRPLKDSIVESIDNPYFQL